TATATCCATTAATAAGATTACCAAAATAAAAATAGCAAGTCAAACCCATAATTTAACAAATAAACTTGATTTTTTATCCTATTCAAAGAAAAAAGAGCATATTCTGCCCTAAATTCCTTTTTCCATTATTTCATAAATTTTCTTTGTATCTACATGCGCTCTTACATGAGCTGCTAATTTTTTATATTCGTTTTCCTTAAATTCTTCGTAGGTAGAAAACTCTTCTTGTTTACTTTCAAGCCCTCTAGCTTTTCTTATGTTTGAAAGTATTTTTTTAGTAAACTCCATAGAGTCAAATATACCGTGAATGTAGGTTCCAAATACATTCCCTTTTATATTTATACTACCTTCTTTATAATCGGCTAGCTCTCCATGCTTTTCTAAGATTTTTATCGCTCCTGTTTCATTGATACTTCTTCCACAGTGTATTTCATAGCCTTTTATATTGGTTCCTTTGATTCCACTAAATATACTGTTTTCAACATCAAACTCTATCTTTGCTGAGACCTGAGAAGTAACCTTTTCATCCTCGAAAATTGTCTCAAGATCAATCAAAGACATTCCTGCAATTTCTTCAATTCCACATTCTACTCCATCAGGATCTTTGATTTTTGTTCCAAGCATCTGGTATCCACCACAGATTCCAATGATCGGGATATTATTTTTATGCGCTTTAATTATTTGCTTTTCTAGTCCACTCTCTCTTAGAAATATTAAATCCTCGATGGTGTTCTTCGTCCCTGGAATAATTATAAGGTCAGAATCATCTAGAGAAGTTAGTCCATCTATATATGTAAGCTGAACATCATCAAAAGTCTCAAAAATATCAAAATCTGTAAAATTAGATATATGAGGTAATCTTATTACATTTACAGAAATAGCTTTATTTTTCTTTTCTTTAATTCTAAATTTATCAGTAAGTGAATCTTCATCTTCTATATTTAAATTTGTATATGGAACCACGCCTAAAACAGGAACTCCTATAAGCTCTTCAAGCATATCCAGCCCAGGCTTTAATATTTCTATATCTCCCCTGAATTTATTGATTATTACTCCTTTTACATAAGCTCTTTCTTCAGGAGTCAAAAGCATTATCGTTCCATAAAGAGATGCAAAAACTCCACCTCTATCTATATCCCCAACTATTACTACCGGGCTTTTAGCTATTTTTGCCATACCCATATTTACAAAATCATTTTCCCTAAGATTAATCTCTGCTGGACTTCCCGCTCCTTCTATTACAATGATGTCATTTTCATCTAGTAGCTCAGTATAAGTAGACTCAACAACTTCTCTAAGGCTATTTTTTTCTTTATGATAGGTAACAGCATCAAGATTATCTTTTACTTTTCCCATTACTATGACCTGAGATTTTCTATCAGTAGTTGGCTTTAATAAGATAGGGTTCATTCTTACATCAGGTTTTTTATTTGCAGCCTCAGCTTGAACCACTTGAGCTCTTCCCATTTCTTTCCCATCAGCTGTTATAAATGAATTTAAAGCCATATTTTGAGATTTAAACGGAGCAACATTATATCCATCTTCCGTAAATATCCTGCAAAATGCTGTATTTATAAGACTCTTTCCAACGCCTGAAGCTGTACCTTGAAACATAATTGATTTTTTCATAGTTTCCCCCTAAATATCTTCACATTTTGTTATTGCACTTTTATTGCAATAAGATATTATCTTTTTATAGTATATAATTATTTTTAATGTTATTCAAGCAAGCATTATAATATGATAAAATGCTATAATACTATAAAATTCCAAGGAGAGATACCATGATTTCAAGACGTGCATCCGAAATTTGCCCTTCGAAAACTATTGCCATAAGTCAGAAAGTTAATGAATTAAAGAAAAGTGGTTTTGATATTATAGACCTGAGTATTGGTGAGCCTGATTTTCCTATTCCCAGCGCTGCAAAGAAATATGTAGAAATCGCTTTAAGAGAAAATAAAACAAAATACGATAACGTAAGAGGCCTAGAAAAGCTTAGAGATGAGGTTTCAAAAAAACTTCTAAATGAAAATTTTCTTAACTACAGCCTTGATGAAATAATAATTTCTACAGGTGCAAAGCAGCCTATTTATAATAGTATACTTGCAACCTGTGATGTCGGCGATGAAATAATAATACCTTCTCCATACTGGGTAAGTTATA
This region of Acetoanaerobium noterae genomic DNA includes:
- a CDS encoding cobyric acid synthase gives rise to the protein MKKSIMFQGTASGVGKSLINTAFCRIFTEDGYNVAPFKSQNMALNSFITADGKEMGRAQVVQAEAANKKPDVRMNPILLKPTTDRKSQVIVMGKVKDNLDAVTYHKEKNSLREVVESTYTELLDENDIIVIEGAGSPAEINLRENDFVNMGMAKIAKSPVVIVGDIDRGGVFASLYGTIMLLTPEERAYVKGVIINKFRGDIEILKPGLDMLEELIGVPVLGVVPYTNLNIEDEDSLTDKFRIKEKKNKAISVNVIRLPHISNFTDFDIFETFDDVQLTYIDGLTSLDDSDLIIIPGTKNTIEDLIFLRESGLEKQIIKAHKNNIPIIGICGGYQMLGTKIKDPDGVECGIEEIAGMSLIDLETIFEDEKVTSQVSAKIEFDVENSIFSGIKGTNIKGYEIHCGRSINETGAIKILEKHGELADYKEGSINIKGNVFGTYIHGIFDSMEFTKKILSNIRKARGLESKQEEFSTYEEFKENEYKKLAAHVRAHVDTKKIYEIMEKGI